The stretch of DNA AACACCTTGTTGTATTATGCAAAATGCTATATCGATGCCAAGAAAGAGTTTATCTGCCCTTCTACCTACAAAAGATACAAGGTTTTCTTTCGCTTGTTGGAGCGTTTCGAAGGCTTTTCGTATCGACGTTATTGTTTGGAGCAGGTAAACAGTGATTTTGTTCGGGAATTTATAGTTTTCGGAAAGGAAGAAGAATACAGCGAGAATACGATTTATAGAACCATACATTTTGTAAAAACCATTTTGAATTTTGCGGAAAGAAAAGGAATAAGAACCTGTGTTCGGGAACTAGAAATACGAAGGGAAAAACAAAAGAAAGAGGTTGTTACACTGACTGAGGAGGAGATTGATCAAATTAAATCTACTGATGTTCCAGAGCATTTGCAGGCTGCAAAAGATTGGTTGCTGATTAGTTGCTATACCGGGCAACGCTTTTCGGATTTTATCCATTTTCAATCGAAACAACTAAAGGAAATAGATGGTAAAACTTGCATTTTATTTACGCAGCAGAAGACCAAAAAGGAAATTTTATTACCCTTGCATCCGGCCGTTTTGCATGCTATTGAAAGAAACGGAAACGGTTTTCCTGCATTGATGGATATTCAGAATTATAATAGCGAAATAAAGGAAATCGCCAAACTTGCCAACTTAAACAAATCGGTAAAAGCGAGGAAACGTTTGGGGTTTCGCAGTAAAATTGTTCAGGCAGAAAAGTGGGAATTAATGACCAGTCATATTGGCAGGCGAAGTTTTGCAACCAACTTTTACGGAAAGATTCCGACACCGCTATTAATGGAAGCGACCGGACACAGCACCGAGCAGATGTTTCTGCGGTACATCAATCCTGTGGATAAGGACAGAATCTTGAGTTTGAGTAATTATTTTGAGAGGATGTATGAGGAAAGGGTGGCGGTTTGATTTTTTTTTTTTATCATAAAATATTCTAATGAAAACCGAAAGCGGCGGAAAAATCAGCTCTTTTGCAAAATATGTGGAGGATTTATAGCATTGGCTTTTTGCAAATGTGCTGATGAGCGTTGGAAAAAAAGGTGCTGGAAAAAAGAATAAATTTTGGGTTGGGAAAGTTTTAGAATTTTGCGGATTAGTTTTAGATCAGTTCTGTTTTGAAAAACTTTGATTTTTGTAACCGCGCTGGCAGCATTGCATATAACGTGCCGCGTATTGGCGATGGGCGGGATTTTTAGCACTGAACTTTAATCGAAGAACAGAAGTTGAATTTTGCACTTCCGTTGATACGAAGCCGTTCAGCCCGCCTATTGCCAATACGATGTGCTTGTTGCACAACTAGAATAACGTAAAATTTCTTAACTTGTTATTATGCAAGGCAAAAAAGAATTTACACCTCAATTATTTTACGATTTAAGTTTAGATCGATTGGTACCTTTGGATAATTACTATCGAATAATACAGCGAGAATTATCATTTGATTTTCTTTATCAAGCGACCGCTAAATATTATGGAAAAGAAGGTCAAAAAAGTATTGATCCTGTGGTCTTTTTCAAGATCTTATTGGTGGGTTATTTAAACAACATCAACAGCGATCGGGCATTGATTCGCTACTGTAGCAATTGTTTAGATGTACGTTTATTTTTAGGTTATGACTTGAACGAGGATTTGCCTTGGCACTCAACCATTAGCCGAACACGTCAATTATTAGGAGAAGAAGTTTTCTTAGAATTATTCCGAAAAGTATTGAGTCTTTGCGTGCAAAAAGGAATGGTTCAAGGTCGTCGTCAAGCGGTTGATAGTGCATTTATCAATACCAATGCCAGCATGGATAGTTTGGTTGAAAAAGAAGTGTTAGAGGATGCATCTGCTTATGTCAACGAGTTAGAAGAAAATAGCGAATATAAAGTCACTTCAACACGTAAAAAGTTAGTTGAACAACACCATAATTGGAAAAAGAAGAATTTAAAGCGATGCCTGCCGCCCGAAAAAGTGTACAAATCAATGAGGATGGGGAAGAAATTCAAAATTCTTAAGTAATCACACCCATTATAGTCCAACGGATCCTGATGCTAAAATCTCTACCAAACCAGGAAAACCGAGGCAATTAAATTATGCAGGTCAATTAGCCGTAGATGATAAACACCATGTCATAACGGGCGCCTGTGCCAGTACAGCAGGGAGTAAAGATAGTGTCATTTTCGCTGAAATTATGGATCAAACCTTGGCAAATTTTAAGGGTAATGAGATGCAAATCGATCAAGTCTTGGCAGATGCAGGTTACAGTAGTGGAGAAAGTTTAGGTTATTGTGAAACCCACGGAATCGATGCTTATATTCCCAATTTTGGTCAGTACAAACCTGAGCGTGAAGGCTTTATTTTTAATGGGGAATTAAACCAATACGAATGTATCCAAGAAGGAGGAAATCGAGCAATCTTACCCTTTAAACGCGTTTTAACCGATAGTAAAGGTTACCAAAAGAAAAGTTACCGCAGTAGCGAAAAATCTTGTGCAGACTGCCCTTTAAGACCGTCATGTTGTGGAAAAGTAACAAAGTTCAAAAAAATCGAAGAAAGCATTCACAAGCCCTTATACGATCGTATGCACGAGAAAATAACCAAGAATAAACGGTATTTTAAACAGATGGTCAAAAGACGAAGTGCAACGGTAGAACCCGTTTTAGGTACTTTAATCAACCATCACAATATGAAACGTATCAATAGCCGAGGAATGGCCCAAGCGAACAAACATGTTCTCTTAGCCGCCTTATGCTATAACCTGAAGAAATACCTGAAATTTACGCCTAAAAAGTCCAAATTACTAGCCCAAATCTGTGCCTTACCAAAGGTACAGCATGCTATTTTTAAAACAGGTGAATTAGACTTTAAAATCCGCTTTTTTCAACCACTTTATTTTTAACTCATTTGCATTTTAATCAAAAAACAAACCTCGCTTAAAAAGGCTTAAACGAGGTCATATATGATTTTATTTTATTGAATTTTGAGTTGTGCAACGGTTACCGATGTTGTACGACGTAGTTATGTTTTGGGTTTTAGTCCAGCTAAATATTTTCGTATGTCATTTTCTAATTTATCCGGGTATTTGTACTCTAATTTTTTTGACAATTCAGTTCCTATTTCTGAAACTAAATCAGTCATTGAAAATAGAGCAGTCCAATTTTCCTTTATATCGCTCCCTGAAAATGTTTGTTCTGTTTTAGCCCACATTTCCTGGTTAAGATACTTTTTGAAAAGTCGTCCATATTTATTGGTCGTTATGTTCCAATTGTGTTCACTTGCAATGTGCCATTCAATTAAAGGAATTAAATATTCTGTGCGAATAACGGTTTCCGACATAAATTTCGCATAGAATATTTCATCTCTCACAAGACACTTTGCCACGTAAGTTGTGTCCCACCAAAAATCGTTTATTAGATTTTGAAACTCTTTTTCAGACGGTTTTTTGATAATGGAAATTTGATAAGTTGGTTTCAGCATTTGCTTTGTAATACCATCTTTATCAATTAAAATTTTATAACCAATATCCCAATCTTCTGGTAATTCTTTCTCTTGCGTTTCCTTTATAAATTTTGATTTGCTGTAAAGTTTAAAATCTACTTTCACACCGTCTTCATAAAGTAGCATTTTCATTGCGTGTTTATGGTTAAAACAACTTTCGTCTTCTTCAATCATAGCAATTGGATTTCCGAATTTAAGCGTCCAGCTTTTGTCTGAAATGTAATTTGTATTATCCTCAAAAACAAATTCAATGTCTAAATCACTAAATTCGTCAACAAGTGCTAAAGGATTTACAAGTGAACTTGTCAGAAGAAGAACTCTTACATCTTCGTTTTTCTCCGACCATTCTATAATTGTTCTTAACTTTTCTTCTCTGACTTTCATTTTGTTTGGTTCGGTTTTACTATGTCGTACAACGGAAAACGCATTGGCGAAGTGGCGGATAAATTGGACGGAAAGTTCAATTTAGCAGTAACGTAGCCGATGTGTTTTCACAGAAGCTAAATTAGCTAAAAAAGCTGAATGTGAAACACATTCGGCGGCTAAATGTGCAGAAACTTTCAACTTAGCCGTAAACCCGCCATTTTGCCAAGCCGATGTGCTTGTTGCACAACTAGAATAACGTAAAATTTCTTAACTTGTTATTATGCAAGGCAAAAAAGAATTTACACCTCAATTATTTTACGATTTAAGTTTAGATCGATTGGTACCTTTGGATAATTACTATCGAATAATACAGCGAGAATTATCATTTGATTTTCTTTATCAAGCGACCGCTAAATATTATGGAAAAGAAGGTCAAAAAAGTATTGATCCTGTGGTCTTTTTCAAGATCTTATTGGTGGGTTATTTAAACAACATCAACAGCGATCGGGCATTGATTCGCTACTGTAGCAATTGTTTAGATGTACGTTTATTTTTAGGTTATGACTTGAACGAGGATTTGCCTTGGCACTCAACCATTAGCCGAACACGTCAATTATTAGGAGAAGAAGTTTTCTTAGAATTATTCCGAAAAGTATTGAGTCTTTGCGTGCAAAAAGGAATGGTTCAAGGTCGTCGTCAAGCGGTTGATAGTGCATTTATCAAGTACAATGCCAGCATGGATAGTTTGGTTGAAAAAGAAGTGTTAGAGGATGCATCTGCTTATGTCAACGAGTTAGAAGAAAATAGCGAATATAAAGTCACTTCAACACGTAAAAAGTTAGTTGAACAACACCATAATTGGAAAAAGAAGAATTTAAAGCGATGCCTGCCGCCCGAAAAAGTGTACAAATCAATGAGGATGGGGAAGAAATTCGGTAAAATTCTTAAGTAATCACACCCATTATAGTCCAACGGATCCTGATGCTAAAATCTCTACCAAACCAGGAAAACCGAGGCAATTAAATTATGCAGGTCAATTAGCCGTAGATGATAAACACCATGTCATAACGGGCGCCTGTGCCAGTACAGCAGGGAGTAAAGATAGTGTCATTTTCGCTGAAATTATGGATCAAACCTTGGCAAATTTTAAGGGTAATGAGATGCAAATCGATCAAGTCTTGGCAGATGCAGGTTACAGTAGTGGAGAAAGTTTAGGTTATTGTGAAACCCACGGAATCGATGCTTATATTCCCAATTTTGGTCAGTACAAACCTGAGCGTGAAGGCTTTATTTTTAATGGGGAATTAAACCAATACGAATGTATCCAAGAAGGAGGAAATCGAGCAATCTTACCCTTTAAACGCGTTTTAACCGATAGTAAAGGTTACCAAAAGAAAAGTTACCGCAGTAGCGAAAAATCTTGTGCAGACTGCCCTTTAAGACCGTCATGTTGTGGAAAAGTAACAAAGTTCAAAAAAATCGAAGAAAGCATTCACAAGCCCTTATACGATCGTATGCACGAGAAAATAACCAAGAATAAACGGTATTTTAAACAGATGGTCAAAAGACGAAGTGCAACGGTAGAACCCGTTTTAGGTACTTTAATCAACCATCACAATATGAAACGTATCAATAGCCGAGGAATGGCACAAGCGAACAAACATGTTCTCTTAGCCGCCTTATGCTATAACCTGAAGAAATACCTGAAATTTACGCCTAAAAAGTCCAAATTACTAGCCCAAATCTGTGCCTTACCAAAGGTACAGCATGCTATTTTTAAAACAGGTGAATTAGACTTTAAAATCCGCTTTTTTCAACCACTTTATTTTTAACTCATTTGCATTTTAATCAAAAAACAAACCTCGCTTAAAAAGGCTTAAACGAGGTCATATATGATTTTATTTTATTGAATTTTGAGTTGTGCAACGGTTACCGATGTTAGTGGCAGTACAATTATATTTCGATTGATATTTTTACTTTTCCGCCTAAACCTTTTTCAACAATATCGTATAAAGTTTTAAGCGTTAAATTACTTCCGTTGTTTTCAACTCTTGAAATATATTCACGTTTCTTGTCTACCAATTCCGCAAGTTCTGATTGGGTTAATTGTTTTTCTTCTCGTGCTTTTTTCAAGAGCAAACCAATTTTAAAAGATTCAAAATCTCTTTCAAGTTCGTCACGTCTTTCGGTTCCAACTTTTCCGTAAACGTCGTCTTTTATATTTTTCCAACTTTTAGTTTCCATTACTTTTGATTTTTTGTTCATAATATTCAGCCATAATTTTCAAGGCTTTTTCTATTTGATTTTTAGGTGTTTTTTGCGTTTTCTTTTGAAACCCATTCATTAAAACGACTAACTTTTCACCGTCAAAAAAGCAAAAAACTCTCCAGATATTAGAACCTAATTGTATTCTTGCTTCATATAAACCTTCAGTTCCGGTCAAATGTTTTAAATAATTTGAAGGAACACGTTCAAGAGTTTCGATAGCTTCAATGATTTTAAAGATTTTATCTTGAACTTTAATTGGTTGTTCAGAAAGGAAATCTTCAAAATAATTTTTAAACGCTATAACTTCTCTTACTTTCATAAAAACAAAGGTAATTTAAAAGTTACATTTAGGCAAGTTTTTTTAAACGGAAGTTTTCTTTATGGATTGCCACTAACGAGCCGAGTATTTGCGGAGAACGGGAGAGAAATTGAACGAAGTTCAAGTTCGTCCGTTCAAGCAAATTGCTCTTTTCTGAAACTAATTTAAGTTGAAGTTTTTAGAAAAGCAATTTTGCGAGCGGAAAAAGATGGGCTGTAAGTTTACTTTCAGCCCGTTTTTTCG from Faecalibacter sp. LW9 encodes:
- a CDS encoding tyrosine-type recombinase/integrase, which encodes MTFEFFLPSAGTVKNIQLRLTDQQQNKTFSFRTFLRISEEDWDTEKQRPKNIYLKKYKKLNTKLDMIKKELAEYIREKRCEKKQVGQRELSRKIKSSCAEKRKEFPENTLLYYAKCYIDAKKEFICPSTYKRYKVFFRLLERFEGFSYRRYCLEQVNSDFVREFIVFGKEEEYSENTIYRTIHFVKTILNFAERKGIRTCVRELEIRREKQKKEVVTLTEEEIDQIKSTDVPEHLQAAKDWLLISCYTGQRFSDFIHFQSKQLKEIDGKTCILFTQQKTKKEILLPLHPAVLHAIERNGNGFPALMDIQNYNSEIKEIAKLANLNKSVKARKRLGFRSKIVQAEKWELMTSHIGRRSFATNFYGKIPTPLLMEATGHSTEQMFLRYINPVDKDRILSLSNYFERMYEERVAV
- a CDS encoding transposase — its product is MQGKKEFTPQLFYDLSLDRLVPLDNYYRIIQRELSFDFLYQATAKYYGKEGQKSIDPVVFFKILLVGYLNNINSDRALIRYCSNCLDVRLFLGYDLNEDLPWHSTISRTRQLLGEEVFLELFRKVLSLCVQKGMVQGRRQAVDSAFINTNASMDSLVEKEVLEDASAYVNELEENSEYKVTSTRKKLVEQHHNWKKKNLKRCLPPEKVYKSMRMGKKFKILK
- a CDS encoding transposase, whose product is MSTKPGKPRQLNYAGQLAVDDKHHVITGACASTAGSKDSVIFAEIMDQTLANFKGNEMQIDQVLADAGYSSGESLGYCETHGIDAYIPNFGQYKPEREGFIFNGELNQYECIQEGGNRAILPFKRVLTDSKGYQKKSYRSSEKSCADCPLRPSCCGKVTKFKKIEESIHKPLYDRMHEKITKNKRYFKQMVKRRSATVEPVLGTLINHHNMKRINSRGMAQANKHVLLAALCYNLKKYLKFTPKKSKLLAQICALPKVQHAIFKTGELDFKIRFFQPLYF
- a CDS encoding aminoglycoside 6-adenylyltransferase AadS; protein product: MKVREEKLRTIIEWSEKNEDVRVLLLTSSLVNPLALVDEFSDLDIEFVFEDNTNYISDKSWTLKFGNPIAMIEEDESCFNHKHAMKMLLYEDGVKVDFKLYSKSKFIKETQEKELPEDWDIGYKILIDKDGITKQMLKPTYQISIIKKPSEKEFQNLINDFWWDTTYVAKCLVRDEIFYAKFMSETVIRTEYLIPLIEWHIASEHNWNITTNKYGRLFKKYLNQEMWAKTEQTFSGSDIKENWTALFSMTDLVSEIGTELSKKLEYKYPDKLENDIRKYLAGLKPKT
- a CDS encoding transposase, which encodes MQGKKEFTPQLFYDLSLDRLVPLDNYYRIIQRELSFDFLYQATAKYYGKEGQKSIDPVVFFKILLVGYLNNINSDRALIRYCSNCLDVRLFLGYDLNEDLPWHSTISRTRQLLGEEVFLELFRKVLSLCVQKGMVQGRRQAVDSAFIKYNASMDSLVEKEVLEDASAYVNELEENSEYKVTSTRKKLVEQHHNWKKKNLKRCLPPEKVYKSMRMGKKFGKILK
- a CDS encoding transposase, whose product is MSTKPGKPRQLNYAGQLAVDDKHHVITGACASTAGSKDSVIFAEIMDQTLANFKGNEMQIDQVLADAGYSSGESLGYCETHGIDAYIPNFGQYKPEREGFIFNGELNQYECIQEGGNRAILPFKRVLTDSKGYQKKSYRSSEKSCADCPLRPSCCGKVTKFKKIEESIHKPLYDRMHEKITKNKRYFKQMVKRRSATVEPVLGTLINHHNMKRINSRGMAQANKHVLLAALCYNLKKYLKFTPKKSKLLAQICALPKVQHAIFKTGELDFKIRFFQPLYF
- a CDS encoding helix-turn-helix domain-containing protein, with protein sequence METKSWKNIKDDVYGKVGTERRDELERDFESFKIGLLLKKAREEKQLTQSELAELVDKKREYISRVENNGSNLTLKTLYDIVEKGLGGKVKISIEI
- a CDS encoding type II toxin-antitoxin system RelE/ParE family toxin encodes the protein MKVREVIAFKNYFEDFLSEQPIKVQDKIFKIIEAIETLERVPSNYLKHLTGTEGLYEARIQLGSNIWRVFCFFDGEKLVVLMNGFQKKTQKTPKNQIEKALKIMAEYYEQKIKSNGN